AACCATTTCCTTCGTTTGCTCAAGTCCCGGAGCCTGATCAGTTTGTGGAGGGCACTGCTCCGGTTTTCTGCTGTCTTAGATGACTCCCCTGTGTTAAAAATAGGTTTGCTCCGAAATTGATCGACATGTGTTAAAACAGTTTTGCACTCCTCTTTCCATTCTGCCTCTAGCTGGTCAACCTTTTGAGTAAGATCATTCTGCACTTTCATAAACCGCTTAAGCATTCTTAATTCTATCGAAGTTAGTATAGCTCCTTCAGCCTTCTTCATGGCATCAGTTACTGCTTGCAGCTTTGCGTACTCTTCCATTACCATGGTTTTAGCGTATGTGGCTTGAATAACGTCGGTGCCGGTTACCTTGAGAGCCTCAACTTCTAGAGCCACGAGTTTCTCCGAATACTCATTTCCGCTGAAGTCAGGGATCATGTCTGATAGCTTCGTTTCACAGCGCAACCTGACCCATAGATGGTAAGACGTGTCCAGGTCTTCAGCTTCCCTGTTCATATCTTGAATGAGCTTTTGGAAcatttcctcttcttcttcttctgagaTAGGATCCTCGGCTTTCGGAATGATTTCAGTTTGTGGGACCGTTTGAGTTTCATTGTCTCCTTGCACCGGAGAGTCCTCATGCATTGTTTCTTTTCCCTTGTTAGCTTGAGATGAACTTTCAGGTATAATTGTTGAATCGGTTGGCTCGTCTTGAGCCGATTGGAGTGTTGTTTCGGTTGGAACGAATTTGTTCCCAGCCGAGCCGGATGGATCTTTTTCTCCGATATTTCCCTCCTAAGCAGGTTTAGGGTTGGAACTTGTCACGTCGTCTTCGGTTTCATGATTTAAATTTTGGACCACGTCCACTATGATATCTGAGGTTCTTAAACCTACTTCGACCATTATTTCATCCAGGTTTTTATTcggggacttggagttttcagaatGAACACTAACCTCTTTAGTCGAAATTTCCTTTGACTTTGATTGAGTTTATTGGCTCCCCGAGGGATCGGTTTGCCTTGATGATGGAGATTCAACTGGATTTGGATGAACTATGTTGATTGGGATCGGTTGGAAAACATCTGCGGTTCTCTTTGGTGGAGTGTTAGAAGATATCGTTTTCCCGGAGTCTGCTGGTTTCTGGGAGCTGTTCTTCGCTGACTGCTTCTTTCTCCCCTTTTTCTTCTGAGAAGCCtcggcttgaaccgccttcccCTTAGGATCTTCTTGTTTCGAACTTTCACCAGCGGTGTAGACGAGCTGGTTCCTCTTGATGATTTGGTTCTGGATGACTCCGGCTTAGCCGCGTTGGCAGTTTTCTTGTTCATCTGCTCAGAGTTGAGAACATTGGCGGATGGAAGCAGTTCACCTTCACCGAGTTCCACATGAAGGAACTTAAGAATCTTCACTATTTGCATTGCataggcctgaacccggccatccttctgaaCCACTATTTCGCAGAACTGTTCGAACAGAACGATTCCCCAATCGATCTTGTCACTACGGACAATCGCCATCAGCATCTTCAACTTCAGcttggtcaggttatcgaagttgcCTCCTTTACCCTGAAGTGATCTTGAGATTATGTTCAGCAGCCATCTGAACTCtggcttgagtttgttcttccggctggagtgagTTACAAGGTCCTTGTCATCAACCGATATGACCAACCGGACCGCGTTGGATTCTGCGTCTGTCAAGTTTGTTTTGAAGTCCAGCCCGGTATTCGGCAAACCGAGCGCTTCAGAAAAGATCTCCTCCGCGATGTTAACTATTTTGTCGTTCACGGTGGCAGAGACGGTCCTCTTCGTTAGAGTCGTCGTCGCCAGGAACTCCACAACCTCCGTCGGGTGCACGATGAATGGACCAGACATATATGTTTCTAATCCCGAATCCCTTAGCGATTGCAGCACGACCTTGTTTTCTTCCGCAGAGTGTTCGTCGATGTcgctgaaatcgacctgcaacatgtaTTGGAAATGTGCTTTAACTAATTCCATGATGATATTGTgagtgaagaagatgaagaacaacgaTGATCGGAAATTAGAGagattttaagattttagagagagaaagcttgtgcaaataatgaactgttttgaacttatatatgAGGCGATTTTGAACGGTtagaagatgaaccgtcacttgGTTGTGATTTTTGGCgccaaatttccctccaaaagttactaaagtaactttcggcggtaaatgcggagaatATAATGGGCGGTAATTTCGTGCGCaataaaaccgtgggcggtaagtttttcgAACTTTTTCAGACTTTGTTTGTGATTTTGATTTACTGGAAACTTGTTAACCAGAAGCTTCGTTTAACATGGAGTCTTTTGTTTATTCATAATAGAACCGGAAAGAAGATTAATATGAGAAACCGGAGACTTTGATAATAtggaattttatatataaaaccgaaGCATAAGAAGATGAAATGATATTCCGGTCTTACAACAAAATGACTagaaaaccggaaagtacaaataatttaaaacaaattgagCCACTCCCTCACGATCATTCTGTCAACCCAGTTGTCCATagtgttgtcgggtgtccgttcctcaatcctcgatatccatctgtcTAGCATGGATAGAGACAAGGTGTTGGCTGGTCTGACGGGAACACCGGGTCCGAGGTTGCGATAATGCACCTCCAAGTATCGAGTGATTTGGGGAGAGAAACCGATCCTTCCCCTTAGAGCGGTGACGAGCTTCTTCaaattgttgaagagatagGTAACCCAGTTTACGGGCGttttgcggatgatggctatcat
This is a stretch of genomic DNA from Impatiens glandulifera chromosome 4, dImpGla2.1, whole genome shotgun sequence. It encodes these proteins:
- the LOC124935047 gene encoding uncharacterized protein CG45076-like, which translates into the protein MHEDSPVQGDNETQTVPQTEIIPKAEDPISEEEEEEMFQKLIQDMNREAEDLDTSYHLWVRLRCETKLSDMIPDFSGNEYSEKLVALEVEALKVTGTDVIQATYAKTMVMEEYAKLQAVTDAMKKAEGAILTSIELRMLKRFMKVQNDLTQKVDQLEAEWKEECKTVLTHVDQFRSKPIFNTGESSKTAENRSNDKIATVEANLTETVRASIHSEIAEAAQTSIKSMIAETVQTSIKSMIAKSIRADAETARRLQDEDEQRERLRKEIEDRDHELAKQYDDKEKAAQPESSSAQGSHSMKTRNKNKRKAVLTLLKQVERSGLEEFQPVGQYEQPLDEEEEEDAAQLKSAKEESS